The Deltaproteobacteria bacterium genomic interval CGCTGTTTGAGCCAGTATCACCCCCTCCATGTGTGCGGTCGTATCAAGCGCGACAACACCGAAGGACTGCCAGAAGATGTTCTTGGGCAGTGCACCACCGGTCAAGATCACCTTCGTAGCGGAAGCTTGGGTAATACCGCCCGATATCTGGAAGATC includes:
- a CDS encoding ice-binding family protein; amino-acid sequence: IFQISGGITQASATKVILTGGALPKNIFWQSFGVVALDTTAHMEGVILAQTAITLNTGATINGRLLAQTSVTLDSNTVTQPAP